A genomic segment from Cervus elaphus chromosome 14, mCerEla1.1, whole genome shotgun sequence encodes:
- the FAM163A gene encoding protein FAM163A, producing MTAGTVVITGGILATVILLCIIAVLCYCRLQYYCCKKGGAEDADEEEEEEHDLPAHPRGPACNACSSQALDGRGSLAPVPGEPCGQPCRVAAGHCTACSPYSSPFYIRTADMVPNGGGGERLSFAPTYYKEGGPPSLQVAAPQSYPVTWPGSGREAFTNPRAISTDV from the exons ATGACAGCGGGAACGGTTGTGATCACTGGCGGAATCCTAGCTACGGTCATCCTCCTCTGCATCATTGCCGTCCTGTGCTACTGTAGGCTCCAG taTTACTGCTGCAAGAAGGGCGGAGCGGAAGATGCAgacgaggaagaggaggaggagcacGACCTGCCCGCACACCCCAGAGGCCCCgcctgcaatgcctgcagctcccaggccctGGACGGCCGAGGCAGCCTGGCGCCTGTCCCCGGCGAGCCCTGCGGCCAGCCGTGCAGGGTGGCGGCCGgccactgcactgcctgctccCCATACAGCTCCCCCTTCTACATACGGACGGCTGACATGGTGCCCAATGGGGGTGGAGGCGAGAGGCTCTCCTTTGCTCCCACCTACTACAAGGAGGGGGGACCCCCATCTCTCCAAGTGGCAGCGCCCCAGAGTTACCCGGTGACGTGGCCAGGCTCTGGGCGCGAGGCCTTCACCAATCCAAGGGCTATTAGTACAGACGTGTAA